A window of Papilio machaon chromosome W, ilPapMach1.1, whole genome shotgun sequence genomic DNA:
tGCAGATCTTTTAGAAACCATCGAAGAAGCTCAGGGACAACCTAAGTCACgacgttatatatatatatatatgtaactcACAACCGTCCCAAgacatttattgttaatgaaacatctaaacaaaaacaatttaagtgcCCCGTTTGCAAAAATTTTCATTCCATCTATCAATGTCCTAAGTTCAAGGCAATGTCTATAGAATCTCggctaacaaaaataaaagatctGAATCTTTGCACAAATTGCTTGCGGTCTGGGCACAATGAACAACATTGTAGACTCAGTTCCTGCCGCTTATGCTCAAAGCGACACAATACTATGttgcatccatctaaacaatttaatgaacCTCCGGTTAATCAATCTTCTAAAAGTGACTGTGTTGTTCTACCAAATATACAGGAACTATCTAAACCTGTTACACTATCATCAATACACAATAGCCAGGTTTTATTATCAACAGCAATGATCACCATAGAAGATCATGCTGGGCAATTACACAAAGTACGTGCTCTATTGGACAATGGTAGCACTAGCAGTTTCATAACACAATCTTTGCAAAGGCAATTAGGGATACCCAGTTATTCCACATGTGTATCAGTCCAAGGACTAAATCAACAATCTTCCAACATCTCACAAAGATGTGACGTCACAATTTcatctctatataaaaatcattatactACAGAAGTTAACTGTTTTATTGTTCCCAATATCACTCAGCTGATACCCACGGTTCCCATCAATACCAATTCATTTGAGATTCCTTCCCAAGTTCAACTTGCTGACCCAACATTTGCTGTGCCGTCAGAGGTGCACATGTTGCTTGGTGCTGATCTATTCTGGAATGTTCTTTCTTCAAATCAAATATCTCTGGGTAAACACAAACCAATCCTCGTTGAAACAAAACTTGGTTGGCTAATTTCTGGTTCAATTCAATTAccatacaaaagaaaatcaaaacaattttattcacatacaGTCCATTGCCATTTCACAAACGATATCGAGcttgatgaaaaattaaactactTTTTTGAATCTGAAGCCGCTCCAGTCACTCAACAATTGCACGATCTTAAAGCTGAGAGTGAGTGCGAACGGATCTTCACTACTACAACAAAACGCCACCCAGATGGCAagtttattgttacaattccATTTAAAGAGTCCCCGGACTGTCTGGGTGACTCGAGCCAACAAGCTTTGGTTAGATTTAATTCTTTAGAAcgcaaatttaaaagaaatcctAGTTTCAAAAACGAATATATCAATTTCATGAATGAATACATAGAGTTAGGACATATGTctgaaaaaacaaacacacaatttactacaaattcatattttttaccaCATCACGGTGTCTTGCGCGGGGGCAGCATCAGCACACGCTTGCGTGCGGTGTTTGATGGATCCGCAGTGACCAGTACAGGTGTCTCACTAAATGATATTCAACACATTGGCCCTGTAGTGCAAGACGACCTATTAAGCATACTTATTAGATTTCGACagcataaatatattgttacttCCGATATAGAAAAAATGTACAGACAAATCTATGTAACAGAAGGTCAACGCTCTTTACAACAAATTTATTGGCGTTCAGATCCTTCACAACCTATCAAACAATATACACTCAACACAGTAACATATGGTACAGCCTCAGCACCATTCTTGGCTACCAGATGCTTAAAACAATTAGGTGAAGAGTGTTCCAATCAATTAGTGAGTCAATCTATTTTACACGATTTTTATGTAGATGATTTTATAACTGGAAATGATGACAAAAATACACTAGTTGAAACCTGTAAGGGTGTTATTAGTGAACTTAAAAGTGCTCATTTCCATTTACGAAAGTGGCGTTCAAATAAAACgtccattttaaatgaaattgttgaTGAAACCAACAATAATGacatattgaacttaaataaAGATGATTGTGCACGGACCTTAGGCGtagcctttttttttttttttttttttttttttttttttttttttttttttaacgtggGGAAATGCCTTACGCATACTTATCTTTATAGGGGTAAAGATAAGTTATGTCGGGCTTGCACCGACTAAAACCCCACGGTGGTCGCCCACAGCACTAACGAGGAGTCACGGGATCTCCAAATAGGAACGCAACCGCGGCCCCCCAGCGCTTTGCTACGAAAGTAACCCTTCCCTAACAATCTTCTACCTCCTCGGAGCCCCTCTGTTGGTGCATAGTGCCCCTACGCTATGTACCGGAGACCCCAAGAGCCAATCATGCTATCAGCAATCCCATCAACGCGGACCATTTCGAGGTCGTCTGCGACGTCCCCGGACGGGATTTGCCCTCTCTCGAGCTCTCTCAGCCGCCTCTTTTTTCTGCATAACGGCTTCGCAAAAGGAGGCCACTGCTCTCCAAGCTGCAGTCCTGCTTAGCATTGCTGTAATAAGAGCAGGCAGAGACAGATCCGAACCAACATGTTGTTGTAAAACCCGCCGTTCTGGCTGCCAAGCCGAACATATAGCTAGGGTGTGTGACGCAGAGTCCTCATTTCCACCACAGTGGAAGCAGCAAGCCGATGGCTTTCGTCCGATCCTACACAGATAATCTCCGAAACACCCATGCCCGGTGAATATCTGTGTAAGGCGATACGTTAAGCTACCTTCTCGGCGCTGCATCCACGACCCAAAAACCGGCAGAATCGCTTCGACTACTCGCTTATGAACATATCGTTCAACAAGCAGTCGGCTACGCCAGGTTGACAAGGCCCTTTGATGTTCCTGCCTCTTAACCATTTCGAGTGCTTTATCTCGAATGTCCCTGTGTTCTTCGCGAAGGACCTTAATGCGATGGTAAACTCTCTGATCCATGTCGGCCAGGATATCTAGTGGCGGAAAACGGGCTAAAACTGTCGCCGCCTCGAAGGATATCGTGCGATATCCTCTCACAACCCTTATGGCTATCCTTCGCTGAACGCTATATATTTTAGCCCTATTGCGTAGTATGGCCAGCCTCTTAGCCCATACGGGAGCACCGTATAAAGCCACAGACCGCACAATACCTGCATAGAGACGGCGCACCTCCTCATTTGGTCCGCCAAGGTTGGGGAGCAATTTATGTAGGACACCTGCTACCCTCTCAATCCGAGGGACTAGGCGCCGAAAATGTTCTTCAAAACCCCAGCGACTGTCCAACGTGAGGCCGAGGTATTTCATGTACCGACCTACTTTGACAGTTGCGTCACCTATCCGGATCCATAAGTCGGGAGGTTCTCTAGTTCTAGGAATTTTATGGAACCAGATTGCCTCGGTTTTTGTCGGTGCTATTGTCAGTCCTAACTCGTGGATTTTATCAGTTAGCGCCTGTATACCCAGCTCGGCGAGTTCTTTCGTCCTCTCGAACGTTTCTCCACTGACAAACAGCAAAGTGTCGTCCGCATAACAGAGAACTTTTGCGCCCACGGGAAGATCAGTACGCAACACCGTGTCATACGCTAGGTTCCAAAGTAAGGGGCCTAAAACCGAGCCCTGTGGAACTCCGCATTGAATCTCTCTCCGGATCGCCCTACCGTCTCTGTCCGTGTATAGAATATACCTATTTCGCAAATAGTCGCCGATAATCATTTGCAGGTGAACAGGGACATTATGCTGTATAAGTCCCATCTTAATTGCTGCCCAGGGCAGGGAATTGAAAGCGTTGACAATGTCAAGACTTACAGCTAACGCTACTCCACCTCTGGACACAGCCTCCTCGGACCAGGAACGGACACACATAATCGCGTCAATGGTCGAACGCTTTAGTCGGAAACCAAACTGGTTCTCAGCGAGGTTGGGACCGACCCGTGAAAGATGTTGGTTGAGGCGTGTGGCTATTATTCTTTCAAAAATTTTTCCAACTTCGTCTAAAAGACATATGGGACGGTACGCAGCCGGTGATTCCATACTTCTACCttccttttttataagaacCAATCTAGCCTCTTTCCACGCTAAAGGAAATACGGATTTACGAAGACATTCGCTAAAAAGTTGTCTCAACCTGTCTCCTAGGATAGGTAAGCAATAAGTCCAAACTCGGCCTGGTATTCCATCTGGACCAGGCGCTTTGTTTTGCGTTCTCAGACGGATCACGGCTTGGTTTAGTTCCTGACTGGTAACGACTATCTCCTGCTCACTAACACACGGAGAAGTAGGAAAGTGGGTAGTAGATCTTGACTCATCTTGCGGGAAGAGTGTACCGATTACTCTATCTAAAAATACTGGATCTAGAGTCTCCGTCAACGGTGGCATAATGGGTCGTAGCTTCCCCATAACCATCTTATAAGGACGTCCCCATGGATTGTTGCTAAGTCCATTTATAAGTTCCTGCCATGATCGGGTTCTAGCTTCTGAGATGGCAGTTTGAAGAGTTTTTGTTGCCGTTCGGTACTCGCTATAGAGTCTGGCTACTTCTTCAGTCGATGTTCGCCTTCTTCTTCTGGCTCTAGTGTACAAGCGTCGGCGCCGAAGACAGTCGGTACGAAGTTGTGTTTGGTGAAACGGTGAAGCAACTGCTACCCGAAGAAATCGGCAATTGCAATTATTTTGCTTCTTTTAATAGAGGagtctcctcctccatcaattCCACTTTCCCACTTCCCTTTCctgtaagaaaagggtggaaaaggaaaaagaatgttttaagtaaaacataaGGTTTATGTGGTATTGGAATGTTTAGTAAAACCTGTTGTATTACTAAAGGTGGACACTCAAAGCTCTATGAGTGTAACGGATGTGTCAGCAACGAGCCAGGCTTTAGTGTTTGGTGATCAAGGAGGTCATCTGCATCTGTTCTCACCGCGACAAAACAACGAACCAGTCTTCAATAACTTCTCTAGGTTAGTTCTCAGCTGTTAAATTCTACGGTAATTGAAACAGATTTCTATAACAGCTGGATTCATGTAAtacttcatcatcagctcattatacgtccccaccgaggggctcggagcctaccccaagttaggggtgactaggccatagtcgaccacgctggccaagtgcgggttgacttcacacatatctttaaatttcttctcagattagattcttcttaaatattaacattgtttttacaGCCAAATCACTCACCATTTTATCAACCATCCGAATGACACATTCACAGTGGAAGTCAACGTTTATATCTTACCTGGAAGACAGACTGCTTCTCCTGCGGGGCATTAACATGCAGCAACGCGACATGTCCATCCCCTGACTGTGCCACCGCACGGCCAGAGAAGGCAGGCAGGAAATGTAGCAACAGTGGTGCAGCAGCTGTATGTATGGACCTTGCTCGGTCAACTGTAGATGTACCCTTGAGGCAACGTAAGTCCCATACTACTACGTAAGGCTCAGCTACTGCCACACCCCCGGCTCTGAAAATAATTGGATACTGTCTATATATCTAatgctaaatatattttgggaAGTAGCCACTTGGCAACATATGTATAGTAACTTTATGTCTATACATTTGGGCGTAGTAGTTTTGAACTATTTATTCCACATTATTTAGTCatacacaaattaaataagatcAATTAAATGTAGATCGGAATTAAATCAGTGTTGGTGGCTCAGGGtctaagcacttgacttgtttGCAGGTTCAGGGTTTGAAACcagccatgtaccaatgtgtttttcgatctaaatgtgtacatttatccgacattcttacaTTGACCATCTTAATGCAATAAGCAAATATCTGAGAATATATTCAAAGATAagtgtgaagtcaatcaacccctaacttagggtatgCTTCAAGCCCCTCAGTGTGGACGTAATGAGCTgaattaaatgcaaaataattaacaaacaaaatatgatGTGAGATTTCAATACTGATTATTTTGCTATACTCaactaaaatcttatttttttttccaaaacgGATACACAAATAAAGTCAAATGTTACTTATACATACGATTGTGTGAATCCACATGATATAAGCAGGTCTCCTTGCATATCCATATCAGACAAAGAATTAGCATGAGCTCTGAAAGTGTGTTCGGCTGCATTCGGAGTCCTGAGATCACGAAGTGACACTTGCCCGTTTGCGCTGCCACACGCCAAAAGAGTAGCACCACCACTACGCATCACTACACAACCATCTTCTTTTATAGGCTGGAATAAATGTAAACAGTACAAGCTTTCGCCCTAGACTCCATCTacacagaatttaaaaaaaatgtgtctatgtgttattccagactgtattttacatctataccaaatatCATTGAGATCCATTTAGCAAACACATTAGGAAAATTAAATGGCCtaggtaaataataatattgtagtgGTAAATAGTACCGTTACCAATTACTAGAGGTACCTTTtgctaatattaaataaggttTATTAAATCCCCACCCCATGCAAGTGGGATAAGGTCAAGGAGATAATGACGTTTTGCAAGTATTAACCTGGgggattattaaaaagttagtcCAACTTACTATAACAGTTTCTGTCATTTTTGTTACATCAAACtccaataatttattttgatgacCTCCCATCATAAGTTTTGTTGGATTgacttgtaacaaacattgcATATCGGTCATATTTGTTGATCTGTAAGTGAAGAATAATTGTAGTAAAAAACATCAgctgaaataaatttgaatggcATTAAAAGgtaaacaataatgtttttgcCTCTTTTTATTGACATCTCTGTTTGTTCAGAGATTATTAGAAggattacattgttttataaaatagttttgacATCAGAAATTTGCCTTATTAATACTGTtttgattgaattttttacCTGTACGTATGTTTCGGTATTCCTCTACGTATTTGATGACGGAGAGTTGTTTTCGTCAATGCATAAATACCTATTTCATCTGTTACTATGTCCCTAACTTCTTCTGAATCGTGAATTTGAAAAGATGTATATTTCTGCATACTGGGACCATAATATGATGTAACATGACCCTAAGAAATGAagccaatgtatttttaaagattaaaaaagtgtagatttatacttaaaaaaattacataaaaacaaattgtatgtATGACGAATccagttattatttaatatatttggaaGAAACAATCATTCGGTTAAATAGAAtcattgtgtttattttaatgagtaCTGTGTTTCACTTACACCTTGGTTTCCCATCCATATCAATTCTTCATGTTTATCAAACACCACAGCAGACACTCCAAATCTATCCCCGCCGTCCACCAAAACACTACTCCGCACCTCATATTCCCCTTCCTTTGTTGGTACGAGGAATTGTTGCGAATAATCACTTGCGTATTCCTCTGGTCATCAAAAACATTACGAAATAGATATTAGAAGTTCTTGggtaaagaaagaaataaaatcggCACTATTAGGACCGGCGAAACTTTTGGAGAAAATTATCTTTGCTATATCTTGATTGTATACTAACCAGTCAACTGATGTTCGGATTGCAAACAATGATCCAAATAATGATATTCCATGATTGAGAATTATTACTCTGAAcgatttaatgtttattttatattattaacatgtcaggaaatgtttatttatattttttaaccataaaaaattaaaagaattttttaagctTTCAGTAGATAAGAGGAATGGCGTAAAATTTCGCCTGTCAAAACAACGGTTTATTATTTGTAGGCAAGTATATCGGTATACGTCATTTACGTGTCAATTTAGGGTTgcccaaataaaatattacacttAAAGGAATACCGgtcgacaattttttttttaaataaagacaaaCTAACTTTTATTAGATACTTTAGGTTTATGTTTTCGGGGTTGATTCGATACAAATCTTGTAGAACTTTACATACCATTAGATCCCGACTATTCGTGGTCAATAAAAACTACCTACATTCTATAACGTAAGGATCAAAACTATAACACAAAAGATGTCGATACCGGTGCGTCGTGTCTCATTTGCAAAGTTCTATTGACTAAATTATGATCAAGACCACGGATGAGAACTCCTTCGGTCAAAACTTTTGCCTACTGCAAAAGCTTTGGTCACTTTGATCTCTATGATTTGATTAAAGTATAGTATTTTAAACCAAGGTCCAAAATAAGGTcagtttttggaacgaagttccttatcgcgcgttgtgaaagggggctagacggaaaaaattcttacgaaaagttgtcacgacactttttgctatagtatgttaacgacgaatgagcgctacttcaccatggcaacgtgacaatatataacgaaaattcatagaaataaaatgtacttcttgcgaagacttaagttttttattcatagaataaacattggttccttcactaattaatcgaaaggaacttcgtcgacactccatccgggtgtcccttgacacctctcaagtttttttcataCCATTACATGTTTGTGCAAGCATGGGTTCTCTTGGAAAACTaaggaaaaacaaaaatcgagtaaattatttaatcggCTTACTTTCAGTGCAAACTTAGTAGTTACATGCTttgaaacaatgaaataaagcaataatCATGGAAtagttttcttatttattaataaatatatttttcttatttatattaataactatcCAGTAGCTGTTATTGAAACAAAGTGTTGGTAATAACTCTTTGTAAATTCTGTCATAAGATCAGGCATGGCTTCTGGTAATGTTGTTATGTGTCGTGCCGGGCTCCCTGAATATCTAGCAAATGAAGGTACAACTGTTTCTGCTGGCAACACTGAATTGTCCTCAATCATACAGCAGTCTTTTAATACACATCTGCGGccctataaaataaattaacttaattattaaactgaaaACACAAtgtgatattattttacattagaaAGAATTGATACTTGTAATTTTAAGTCTATTATAGAAATGAGGATTAAGTCATTACATTTCATGTCTGTCATGCTTGGCTGTTTCTGTGGTCAGCCAGCCATGacctacatacataaatttattatttatctgcATAGATTTAAGAAATAGAGGTGCATAACTATACTACAGTGACATCTCTTTAACCCTGTTGAGTAAAATTCTCCAGTATGTGAAAAAAGGCCATTCCCGATGATCTCTCAAATCTTGAATTATTTGGTGTTTGTaactcaaacaaaatgttattttccttCAGGAgttttagtacattttatacaataactcatatttaaaaaagaagtcaaaaatttgtataataatatcttactaGGAATTCTCTGTCAAATACAGCATATCATGaatttattgttgtattcTCAATAAATGGAAATTTTTTGCATTTCCTTTGACATTCAAggtataaacatttattaaacttactaTGACTACATTTTTCCCAATATACACATAAGAGCCAACAACTGCTGCATTTACAACTGTATTTTCACCAACAAATACATGGTCACCCATTTGAAGTGGCAAGAATGCCActctgtaataaaaaacaatttaacttaaattaccATGGGAAAAAACAGttgacaattaataaaaataaataaacctctttaactttatgtatataaaacttaggaagaatataattcaaataaacttataaactCACCggcaaaaacattattacatcAACAACAATATCAGTTGTATGAGAATTTGAGAAACAAACTTAAACTTGTAAATGGCCATATatgcacaaaattatttacccTTTGCTAAATTTCTTGAATGGAGGACGTATGACAGATCCTTTACTTATAATGCAAAACCTGCCAATTTTAACATTCGCCAGATCTCCTCTTATAATGGCATCACTTTGTATAATAACTTTCCCGTGTAAAACGATGTTCTGAGATCCGCAGAGAACTGTTTGCCGACTAACTTTATTCCCAGATGcctaaaaaacaataagacCAACCTTTATGAAGCgatttgaattgaaattataaaacttaatagatATCTGCTAACAGTTTCAACGTATTCCGATTTGTTGTAATAAGTATCTTGGAGCTCCATTACTGATATTAGATATAaaggatttatttattaaaactttttaaacggTACGCCCAAATAttgcattaataatttttcatttgatttgATTTGTCAATGTGACAATGACAATCGCTGGCAATGGTTGAAATATTATGCCCAAAAACTATTGCACAGAAAGATTTGAAAGCTaagagaaaattaatttcttaataaaaattttcttgACAAatcctatttaaatattattattaagatgtATAATCACTGTAAGCTTCGTTGTGATTAAAATTTCAGATAAGCTGTAAGCCGAAAACACATTTTACTTTGTCCaaatcaagttttaaaaatgtaactttaaaagCGGGAATTGAAACcggtatttcaaaattttatacattttgaaattgatAAAAGTTGCTTATTACATTGTGtttatatattcaatattttgttgaattttattataattcaattaatgGATCGATACGTGATCAGGGATACAGGCTTGGTAAATTTTATgatgttgtttttaaacattcatatCGTGGAAAGTTACAAACATCTTGCTAAACAGTTAGTAGTacataacagttttttttttcgatagcattattaaaaatcatctTAAAACTTTTCAGGGAATCCACAGCCTAATCAAATTATTGCGTTGCCATCAACAAGTATGGATGGCAATAATAATACAGCTCTGTAAGTTatctgaattattttattacattattatgtatttaacatGACGTGTTGAAGTGTTAGAGGCATGCTACCATATAGTTGTCTTTAATTTTTGGGTCAattgctattttaattattaatctaaGTGAAggttctttaaataaattaacttgggttatttatatttcatctaACAAATTACTAAATTTTGGTTCTCTTGTTACAACATTAAAAGTTGTCTGAAACTTTCAGAGGCGAAAACCCATACTACGGCACTTATGAGCCGGTTTTCCCAAACGcacaacaaataaataatccgAATAttgtaagggtaacagcaaaacatattaagtgTGTTTtgacattcaccaaaacctcacatattgataaacaaaatttcatcccctattgttatttagcacccttgggggtaaaatttttacaaaaattaatataatatttttatatcaaattagcaggcTTAAacataagtttcaagcttctaactgtaaaaatgacgataattccatacaaaatttcacccccactttcaaccccttacaacccttttttcatattaaaatgtagcctatgtccttactcaggctctagactaaatattggtaagggttacagcaaaacatattaaacaaaacaatcaccaaaacctcacatattgccatacaaaatttcaaccccttttgttatttagcacccttgggggtaaaattttttcaaaaaaattatttcatatttattcatatcaaattagctgccttaaaaataagtttcaagcttctaactgcaaaaatgacgataattccatacaaactttcacccccactttcaaccccttacaacccctttttcgcgttaaaatatagcctatgtcctttctcaggctctagactatctgtgtaccaaatttcatttaaatcggttcagtagttttggcgtgaaagcgagacagacagacagacagagttactttcgcatttataatattagtaaggattaagTAAGGATTAGTAAGGATTACCATATTACAGTTTTCAGAAAAATTTACATCCTAGGTCTAACTACACTCTCACATTTCCAAGACTTTACTGGCCTTGTACTGGCTATAAGTACAAGCCAGAAAGTAGCCAGCGGTgcaaaaaataaccttaataaaatttcattaattttaattttatcagtaactagctgtgcccgcgacttcgtccgcgtgaaatactgttttcgggcagtattttttttggcttattattttacataaccgACGTACTATTcattgatgtatggatgaagaAAAtcatagagagaggtgtgtcagGTGTTCATtagtctctgcctacccctctgggttacaggcgtgatttttgttgttgtggtaGTTTTtgacttaaacttataaaaattacagcaacatattaaacttacaaaacattcacataaatataatatattctcATATATAAACTTTCATTCCTTATtcccttttgtaatattgcacCGTTGAGGTAAAATTTTTGCAAActttaaatgtcatatttatttatttcaaattagcagccttaaaaataagtttcaagctgctaactgtaaaaatgacgataattctaTACGAatttccacccccactttcaaccccttacaaacccatTTTCGCGTGGAAATGTAGTCTTTGTCCTTTCTCGGGGTGTAAACTAAATGTaagtaagggtaacagcaaaatacattaaacaaaacattcaccaaaacctcacatattcccaaacaaaatttcatcccttattgttattttgcaccCTTGATGGttacatttctataaaaaatgaatttcaattttttttatatcaaatacgcagccttagaaagaagtttcaagcttctaaatgtaaaaataacgatacttacatacaaattaccacccccactttcaacccttTGCAACTCATTTTTCGCGCTAAAaagtagactatgttctttctgaggctcaagactaaatataagtaagagtaacagcaaaacatattaaacaaaacattcaccaaaatctaaaacattcccaaacaaaatttcatcccctattgttatttagcacccatgagggtaaaatgttttcaaacatt
This region includes:
- the LOC123723041 gene encoding PAN2-PAN3 deadenylation complex catalytic subunit PAN2-like; this translates as MGNQGGHVTSYYGPSMQKYTSFQIHDSEEVRDIVTDEIGIYALTKTTLRHQIRRGIPKHTYRSTNMTDMQCLLQVNPTKLMMGGHQNKLLEFDVTKMTETVIPIKEDGCVVMRSGGATLLACGSANGQVSLRDLRTPNAAEHTFRAHANSLSDMDMQGDLLISCGFTQSAGGVAVAEPYVVVWDLRCLKGTSTVDRARSIHTAAAPLLLHFLPAFSGRAVAQSGDGHVALLHVNAPQEKQSVFQQLLHRFTKHNFVPTVFGADACTLEPEEEGEHRLKK
- the LOC123723164 gene encoding dynactin subunit 5-like → MELQDTYYNKSEYVETASGNKVSRQTVLCGSQNIVLHGKVIIQSDAIIRGDLANVKIGRFCIISKGSVIRPPFKKFSKGVAFLPLQMGDHVFVGENTVVNAAVVGSYVYIGKNVVIGRRCVLKDCCMIEDNSVLPAETVVPSFARYSGSPARHITTLPEAMPDLMTEFTKSYYQHFVSITATG